In Choloepus didactylus isolate mChoDid1 chromosome 6, mChoDid1.pri, whole genome shotgun sequence, one DNA window encodes the following:
- the LOC119538054 gene encoding olfactory receptor 51A7-like, which produces MSVFNTSEVEISTFFLIGIPGIETAHIWFSIPICLMYLLAILGNYTILFFIKTEISLHEPMYYFLAMLAFSDLGLSISSLPTKLRVFLLNVTGISPSACFAQIFFIHEFLAMESSVLLIVSADCFIAVYNPLQYTSILTSARVIKIGLLFAGLSILFILPFPFILKRLKFCKKSLLSHSYCLHQDVMMLASSDNRVNIIYGFFMALIALIELVCISVSYMLILKIVLGITSHVGHLKVLNTCISHFCAVLIYYVPIVTLSVLDRFAKNISSVITITIADIFLLVPPVMNPIVYSVKNQQIRSLIQGKLCE; this is translated from the coding sequence ATGTCAGTCTTCAACACCTCTGAAGTAGAAATCTCTACCTTCTTCCTGATTGGGATTCCAGGGATAGAGACAGCTCACATTTGGTTTTCTATCCCCATTTGCCTCATGTACCTCCTTGCCATCCTGGGGAACTACACCATCctctttttcataaaaacagaGATCTCTCTGCATGAACCTATGTATTATTTCCTCGCGATGTTGGCATTTTCTGACCTAGGACTTTCCATCTCCTCCCTACCAACCAAGCTGAGAGTCTTCTTATTGAATGTGACAGGAATTTCCCCCAGTGCTTGCTTTgctcaaatatttttcattcatgaaTTCTTAGCTATGGAGTCATCAGTACTTCTCATAGTGTCTGCTGATTGCTTTATAGCCGTTTATAACCCTTTGCAGTATACATCCATCCTTACTAGTGCTAGAGTCATTAAAATCGGCCTTCTATTTGCTGGACTaagtattttgtttatccttccctttccctttatTCTAAAAAGGCTGAAATTTTGCAAGAAAAGCCTTTTATCCCACTCCTACTGCCTCCACCAAGATGTCATGATGCTGGCCAGCTCTGACAATAGGGTCAATATTATCTATGGATTTTTCATGGCTCTTATAGCTTTGATAGAATTGGTGTGCATTTCTGTGTCTTACATGCTCATACTGAAAATTGTTCTGGGCATTACCTCTCATGTGGGCCACCTGAAAGTCCTCAACACTTGCATCTCCCACTTCTGTGCTGTACTCATCTACTATGTACCTATTGTCACCTTGTCTGTCCTTGATAGGTTTgccaaaaatatttcttctgttattacAATCACTATTGCTGACATCTTCCTTCTGGTTCCCCCTGTAATGAATCCTATTGTGTACTCTGTGAAGAATCAGCAGATTAGAAGTTTGATCCAGGGAAAATTATGTGAGTAA